A stretch of bacterium DNA encodes these proteins:
- a CDS encoding response regulator transcription factor — MIVSDVRLYREGLTQVLNQDGRLGVVSSAESAALAIEQVERYEPESVLLDTAIPKALETISTIARQAPQTKVIALGLSESEEEVVACAEAGIAGYVCREGSVDDLVRAVQDAVRERFGCSRRIAAALVRRVRHLTAQRNSVHAKLTPREYEIAELLDQGLTNKQISSRLFIEVATVKTHVHNILEKLGARSRGEAASKIRGMNRPRFGREMRTRLGSTI; from the coding sequence TTGATCGTATCCGACGTGCGCCTCTACCGGGAGGGGCTGACGCAGGTTCTGAATCAGGACGGCCGGCTCGGGGTGGTCAGCAGTGCCGAGAGTGCCGCCCTGGCGATCGAGCAGGTCGAACGCTACGAGCCGGAGTCAGTGCTCCTGGACACGGCGATTCCCAAGGCCCTGGAGACCATCAGCACGATCGCCCGGCAGGCTCCCCAGACCAAGGTCATCGCGCTGGGTCTCAGCGAGTCGGAGGAGGAGGTGGTGGCGTGTGCCGAGGCCGGGATCGCCGGCTACGTCTGTAGAGAGGGCTCGGTGGACGATCTGGTGAGAGCGGTCCAGGACGCGGTTCGCGAAAGATTCGGATGCTCCCGCCGGATCGCGGCGGCCCTCGTGCGCAGAGTGCGACATCTGACCGCCCAAAGAAACTCGGTTCATGCCAAGTTGACCCCGCGCGAATACGAGATCGCGGAACTGCTCGATCAGGGATTGACCAACAAACAGATCTCGAGCCGCCTCTTCATCGAAGTCGCGACGGTCAAGACCCACGTGCACAACATCCTGGAGAAACTGGGTGCCCGCAGCCGCGGCGAAGCCGCCTCGAAGATCCGAGGCATGAACCGCCCACGCTTCGGCCGAGAGATGAGAACTCGGCTCGGTTCGACGATCTGA